A portion of the Krasilnikovia cinnamomea genome contains these proteins:
- a CDS encoding DUF1707 SHOCT-like domain-containing protein: protein MRAADADRQQVAARLRAALDEGRLDLGEYDERLQQAYAAKTYGELDLLLTDLPDVPAQAGAAVVPAQGHETRRWLLGLWSGWVPAVAVTTAVWGATSLAEGYAVYYWPVWVAAPWGAVLLWQTVAGLASGEPRRHAEQQAEERAKAQAKEHARQLKRERRALGTDEAPGTPGRPG, encoded by the coding sequence ATGCGGGCCGCCGACGCCGACCGGCAGCAGGTCGCGGCCCGGCTGCGGGCGGCACTGGACGAGGGCCGCCTCGATCTCGGCGAGTACGACGAGCGCCTGCAGCAGGCGTACGCCGCCAAGACCTACGGCGAGCTGGACCTGCTGCTCACCGACCTGCCAGACGTCCCCGCACAGGCCGGCGCGGCGGTGGTCCCCGCCCAGGGGCACGAGACCCGGCGCTGGCTGCTGGGGTTGTGGAGCGGTTGGGTCCCGGCCGTGGCCGTCACCACCGCGGTGTGGGGCGCGACCAGCCTCGCCGAGGGGTACGCGGTGTACTACTGGCCGGTGTGGGTGGCGGCGCCGTGGGGTGCGGTGCTGCTGTGGCAGACGGTGGCTGGACTGGCCAGTGGGGAACCGCGCCGGCACGCGGAGCAGCAGGCCGAGGAGCGGGCCAAGGCGCAGGCCAAGGAGCACGCCCGGCAGCTGAAGCGGGAGCGCCGCGCGCTGGGTACGGACGAGGCGCCGGGAACCCCCGGCCGGCCGGGATGA
- a CDS encoding adenylate kinase — MRLVLVGPPGAGKGTQAEYIAAHLAVPKISTGDIFRANVSQGTPLGIEAKRYMDAGHLVPDEVTINMVRDRLAEPDAADGFLLDGFPRTVPQASALDKLLADLGTALDLVMELVVDDDEVIRRLSGRRTCRGCGKIWHIEFDPTTKDDVCDRCGSELFQRDDDKAETIANRLVEYTEKTAPLVDFYGAQGKLVGIDATGPVEDVTDRAIEALRSYGS; from the coding sequence GTGCGGCTGGTGCTGGTAGGCCCTCCGGGGGCCGGCAAGGGGACACAGGCAGAGTACATCGCCGCCCACCTCGCCGTACCGAAGATCTCGACGGGGGACATCTTCCGGGCCAATGTGTCGCAGGGAACGCCGCTGGGCATCGAGGCAAAGCGCTACATGGACGCGGGTCACCTCGTACCGGACGAGGTGACCATCAACATGGTCCGTGACCGGCTGGCCGAGCCCGACGCGGCGGACGGGTTTCTGCTCGACGGCTTTCCCCGTACGGTGCCGCAGGCGTCGGCGCTGGACAAGCTGCTGGCCGACCTCGGCACGGCGCTCGACCTGGTGATGGAGCTCGTGGTCGACGACGACGAGGTCATCCGGCGGCTGTCCGGGCGGCGCACCTGCCGGGGCTGCGGCAAGATCTGGCACATCGAGTTCGATCCCACCACCAAGGACGACGTCTGCGACCGGTGCGGCTCCGAGCTGTTCCAGCGCGACGACGACAAGGCCGAGACGATCGCGAACCGCCTCGTCGAGTACACCGAGAAGACCGCCCCCCTGGTCGACTTCTACGGCGCGCAGGGCAAGCTGGTCGGCATCGACGCCACGGGCCCGGTCGAGGACGTCACCGACCGCGCCATCGAGGCGCTGCGGTCGTACGGGAGCTGA
- the rpsM gene encoding 30S ribosomal protein S13 translates to MARLVGVDLPREKRMEIALTYIFGIGRTRAVEALTATAIDLNKRAKDLTEEELVQLRDYIEANFKVEGDLRREVAADIRRKVEIGCYAGIRHRRGLPVRGQRTRTNARTRKGPKRTVAGKKKPGRK, encoded by the coding sequence ATGGCACGTCTCGTCGGCGTCGATCTTCCCCGCGAGAAGCGGATGGAGATCGCGCTCACCTACATCTTCGGTATCGGTCGCACGCGCGCAGTCGAAGCGCTCACCGCGACCGCCATCGATCTGAACAAGCGCGCCAAGGACCTCACGGAAGAGGAGCTGGTCCAGCTCCGCGACTACATCGAGGCCAATTTCAAGGTTGAGGGCGACCTGCGCCGCGAGGTCGCCGCGGACATCCGCCGCAAGGTCGAGATCGGCTGCTACGCCGGCATCCGGCACCGCCGGGGTCTCCCCGTCCGGGGCCAGCGGACCCGTACCAACGCTCGTACCCGCAAGGGTCCGAAGCGCACGGTCGCCGGTAAGAAGAAGCCCGGTCGGAAGTAA
- the infA gene encoding translation initiation factor IF-1 — translation MPKKDGAIEIEGRVIEPLPNAMFRVELANGHKVLAHISGKMRQHYIRILPEDRVVVELSPYDLTRGRIVYRYK, via the coding sequence ATGCCCAAGAAAGACGGAGCCATCGAGATTGAAGGCCGAGTGATCGAGCCCCTGCCGAACGCGATGTTCCGCGTCGAGCTGGCCAATGGTCACAAGGTGCTGGCTCACATCAGCGGCAAGATGCGGCAGCACTACATCCGCATCCTGCCCGAGGACAGGGTCGTCGTGGAGCTTTCTCCATACGACCTGACCCGTGGGCGCATTGTCTACCGGTACAAGTAA
- the rpmJ gene encoding 50S ribosomal protein L36, with product MKVKPSVKRICNKCRVIRRHGRVMVICDDPRHKQRQG from the coding sequence GTGAAGGTCAAGCCGAGCGTCAAGCGGATCTGCAACAAGTGCCGGGTTATCCGCCGGCACGGCCGGGTCATGGTCATCTGCGACGACCCGCGCCACAAGCAGCGCCAGGGCTGA
- the secY gene encoding preprotein translocase subunit SecY, producing the protein MLSAFTSAFRTPDLRKKLLFTVAIIAVYRLGATMPSPGVSYTNVQNCLRAVNENQEGTGILNLLNLFSGGALLSLSVFALGIMPYITASIILQLLTVVIPRLEQLRKEGQSGQAKITQYTRYLTLGLAILQSAAFVALARSGQLFAGNCPQDNPQFAIIPKDTGIPDWLTLTMLVITMTAGTGVVMWLGELITDRGVGNGMSVLIFTSIAARLPGEGWTIKEQSGWNKFALVIVLVLLIICAVVFIEQAQRRIPVQYAKRMIGRRMYGGTSTYIPLKVNQAGVVPVIFASSLLYLPQLYLQFFDQNALKGYQIWIQNNLADPTSWVYIATYFLMIIFFTYFYVSITFNPTEVADNMKKYGGFVPGIRPGKPTADYLDFILSRITLPGALYLGLISVLPNFFFIWLNAQQYQNFPFGGTAVLIMVGVGLETVKQIESQLMQRNYEGFLR; encoded by the coding sequence TTGCTCTCCGCCTTTACCAGTGCGTTCCGGACGCCTGACCTGCGCAAGAAGCTGCTGTTCACAGTGGCGATCATCGCGGTGTACCGGCTCGGCGCGACCATGCCCAGCCCGGGTGTCTCGTACACCAACGTGCAGAACTGTCTGCGCGCGGTGAACGAGAACCAGGAGGGCACGGGCATCCTGAACCTCCTGAACCTGTTCTCCGGCGGCGCACTGCTGTCGCTGTCGGTCTTCGCGCTGGGGATCATGCCGTACATCACGGCGTCGATCATCCTGCAGCTGCTCACCGTGGTGATTCCGCGCCTGGAGCAGTTGCGCAAGGAGGGCCAGTCCGGCCAGGCGAAGATCACTCAGTACACCCGGTACCTGACGCTGGGCCTGGCGATCCTGCAGTCCGCGGCGTTCGTGGCGCTGGCCCGCTCCGGCCAGCTCTTCGCCGGGAACTGCCCGCAGGACAACCCCCAGTTCGCGATCATCCCGAAGGACACCGGGATCCCGGACTGGCTGACGCTGACCATGCTGGTCATCACGATGACCGCCGGTACCGGTGTGGTCATGTGGCTCGGCGAACTGATCACCGACCGCGGTGTCGGCAACGGCATGTCCGTGCTGATCTTCACCTCGATCGCGGCCCGCCTCCCCGGCGAGGGCTGGACGATCAAGGAGCAGAGCGGCTGGAACAAGTTCGCCCTGGTGATCGTGCTCGTCCTGCTCATCATTTGCGCTGTCGTCTTCATCGAGCAGGCGCAACGGCGCATCCCGGTGCAGTACGCCAAGCGCATGATCGGGCGCCGCATGTACGGCGGCACCTCGACCTACATCCCGCTGAAGGTCAACCAGGCGGGTGTCGTCCCGGTCATCTTCGCCTCGTCGCTGCTCTACCTGCCGCAGCTGTACCTGCAGTTCTTCGACCAGAACGCCCTCAAGGGCTACCAGATCTGGATCCAGAACAACCTGGCCGACCCGACGAGCTGGGTCTACATCGCCACGTACTTCTTGATGATCATCTTCTTCACGTACTTCTACGTCTCGATCACGTTCAACCCGACCGAGGTCGCAGACAACATGAAGAAGTATGGTGGGTTCGTCCCGGGCATCCGGCCCGGCAAGCCGACCGCCGACTACCTCGACTTCATCCTCAGCCGGATCACCCTGCCGGGTGCGCTGTACCTCGGCCTGATCTCGGTGCTGCCGAACTTCTTCTTCATCTGGCTCAATGCGCAGCAGTACCAGAACTTCCCGTTCGGTGGTACGGCGGTGCTGATCATGGTTGGTGTGGGCCTGGAGACGGTGAAGCAGATCGAGAGCCAGCTGATGCAGCGCAACTACGAAGGGTTCCTGCGGTAG
- the map gene encoding type I methionyl aminopeptidase has protein sequence MRRAQLDIQLKTQEQIELMRAAGLVVAAALQAMREAVAPGVSTADLDAIAEQVIRDAGAIPSFKGYHGFPASICASVNEQVVHGIPSADQVLKEGDLISLDCGAVLNGWHGDSAITVGVGETDPALLKMAQVAEDAMWAGIAAAARGCANGRGRLTDISFNVEKATRAAGRYGIVEGYGGHGIGTEMHQDPHVLNHGKPGKGPRLVPGLCLAIEPMITMGSPRTLELSDGWTVVTRDGSMAAHVEHTMALLDDGVWVTTAPDGGLARLGDLVTARQPQPDSIN, from the coding sequence ATGCGTCGTGCCCAGCTGGACATCCAGCTGAAGACCCAGGAGCAGATCGAGCTGATGCGCGCCGCCGGGCTGGTGGTCGCCGCCGCCCTGCAGGCCATGCGCGAGGCCGTCGCCCCCGGGGTCTCCACCGCCGACCTGGACGCCATCGCCGAGCAGGTGATCCGCGACGCCGGGGCGATCCCGTCCTTCAAGGGCTACCACGGCTTCCCGGCCTCCATCTGCGCCTCGGTCAACGAGCAGGTCGTACACGGCATCCCCAGCGCCGACCAGGTGCTCAAGGAGGGCGACCTGATCTCCCTGGACTGCGGCGCGGTGCTGAACGGCTGGCACGGCGACTCGGCCATCACGGTCGGGGTGGGCGAGACCGACCCCGCCCTGCTGAAGATGGCGCAGGTGGCGGAGGACGCCATGTGGGCGGGCATCGCCGCCGCAGCGCGTGGCTGCGCCAACGGCCGTGGGCGCCTGACGGACATCTCCTTCAACGTCGAGAAGGCGACCCGTGCCGCCGGCCGGTACGGGATCGTGGAGGGCTACGGCGGGCACGGCATCGGCACGGAGATGCACCAGGACCCGCACGTGCTGAACCACGGCAAGCCCGGCAAGGGCCCGCGCCTGGTCCCCGGGCTGTGCCTGGCCATCGAACCGATGATCACCATGGGCTCGCCGCGCACCCTGGAGCTGTCCGACGGCTGGACCGTGGTCACCCGCGACGGGTCCATGGCCGCGCACGTCGAGCACACCATGGCGCTGCTGGACGACGGCGTCTGGGTGACCACCGCCCCGGACGGCGGCCTGGCCCGCCTCGGCGACCTGGTGACCGCCCGCCAGCCGCAACCTGACTCGATCAACTGA